The nucleotide sequence ACAAAATTTTTTGCCCTATAAACGCTCCAGTCAGATAAGCCGTATTTCTGGTTATTTGCGCCCCTTCTTGCATATAGTTCTTATATTTTAGCTGATTTTGCAGTAAAAGACAATATTTCTTAAAAATGGTAAAATAACAAAATAAATTTATGGAAACAAACTCTTATAACAATAAAGACGCCACGAGATATTATATTAAAGACCGGCAACGATTTGGCTGGAGAAATAGGGGCGAAAGAGTTGTAAAATTTACACCCATAAAAGAAGGGTGGACGGTTTTAGATTTATGTTGCGGACCCGGTTTTACGGCAAAAGTCATTCGCGAACAAATTGGCAAAGAAGGAGAAATAGTCGGCATTGATAATTCCAAACTCTTTATTAAATATGCTAGGAAATTTTGTAGTTTTAAAAATGCTAAATTTAAACACGGAGACGTTCAAAGTTTAAATAAACTAATAGGTATCCGAAAGTTTGATGTTGTGTTGCTTTTAGCTTCGTGGCTGTGGATAAAAAATAAAAAAGCATTGCTTAAAAAAATTGAGAGAGCCCTGGGACCCGATGGGAGATTTGTATTAAGTTTAACTAGTGATAATTTACTTCATAAAAAAACAAGAAAATTTTATTGGCAATTCAGAAAGAATCTTAAGGAAGCTATTGAAAACCAATATCCAGATATAAATCATAGATATTTAGATGATTTGCCAAATTTAAACGCAAAGTATTTAAAAGAAGCTATTTCACTAATAAAAAAGGCTGGCTTTAACCATTTGAATATTTATGAGGTTAAGAGAAATTTTACTAAAAACGATAAATTGTTTACTTATAAAAATTCCGCCCGAACAGAATGGTTAAGGGGATTACTACCTAAAGATAGGTTTAAAATTATTAAAAAGGCCCTAATAAAAACTTTTTCTGATTTAAAATTATCTGCAATACAAAGGCATACTTACTATATTGTTTTTAAAAAAATTAAAGCAAAAAAGGCCTAAGTGATTTTTAACAGGGGTCCTTTGATAAGTCTTGTAATTTTAATTTATATATGTTAGAATAAAAACGAGATAATCTTTTAATAATTTTCCATTTGAGGAGGGTTCAAGATGGACAGAAAGCTACTAAAAGAGTGGGATGAGTCACTCCCTGATAATTTTGATGAGGTTTTGGAAGGAAGATTATTGGCGGAATCAGAAAGGTGGCTTCAAACATGTCATCTTTCTGCGGAAGCAAAAAGTAACATTCATCAAAGGTTGATGCAAAAACGCCAGGAACTCATGAAAGCCGCTTAAAAAAGTGGCTTTTTAAATTTGGCAAATACAGCTTATATTAGATAATTAACATCCCATCGCCGAAAGAAAAGAATTTACAATTTTTTTTGATAGCTTTTTTGTATACTGATAAAAGTTTTTCTCTGCCTATCAGCGCGGCAACGAGCATCAGTAAACTGGATTGTGGTACATGAAAATTGGTGATTAGCCCGTCTATAGATTTAAATTTATAGCCTTCACTGATAAATAAATCTGTGGTTCCGGACAATTTTTTGATTTTCCCTTGTTTGCCAACCGCCGATTCCAAGGTTCTAACCACGGTAGTCCCTACTCCAATAACCGGTCGCCCCGACTTTTTTACTTTAGTCAAAAAATTTGCGGTGTTCCTGTCTATTTTATAATACTCTTTGTGCAGTCGTCCGGATAAGATGTTCTCTTCGGTAAGCGGGGCAAAAGTCCCGAGATTAACGTGTAAAGTAATAAAGACAGTTTTAATCCCTTGTTTTTTGAGTTTTGTCAAAAGCCGTTTGGTAAAATGCAAAGAAGCTGTAGGCGCCGCGACTGAACCCGGTTCGCGGGCAAAAATTGTTTGATATTGTTTTTTGATTTCCCTTGGTGTAAGCGGCGAGTTCTTAATATACGGTGGTATAGGGGCCTCACCTTTTTCATTCAATACCGCAAAAAATTTTTTAAACAAGAATGACGGCTTCAAGAAATAATATTTACCTTTTTGTTTAATTACCCTTAAGGGCATACTTTTATCTAAATACAAAACGGAAGGGATATTTATTTTGCGGTCAGCCATAACTTTCAAAACATTTTTCTCTTTACTTAAATATAAAATACGCACCTTACCGCCAGTATCTTTTTTTAAAGTAAGTCGCGCTGGGATAACTTTTGTTTCATTAAAAACCAAAACCGCCCGGGGCGGGAGATATTTTGGCAGATTAGAAAAAGTGTCCCAAAAAATTGCGCCGTCCTTTCTTCTATAAATCAAAAGTTTGGCTTTATCACGAGGAGAAGCCGGTTTTTGAGCGATTAATTTTTTCGGAAGTTTATAATCGTATCTTTTTAAAAACGCTTCAAGATTTTGTGTAGGCATATCTTGTATTATACCAGATTGAGAGGAAGAATTAGTTTAAAAACCGTCCGATAAAATCAGGCGGTTTTTGTATTAAATTAGATTAATTTTAATTCCCGTAAGTTAATTTTTATCCGCATTTTTAACGTTTGGCCCATTGCGGCGCGCGGCGAGCTCTCTTTAGGCCGGGTTTCTTTCTTTCTTTAACTCTTGGGTCTCTGGTTAAAAATCCTTCCGCTCGCAATACGGCCTTAAATTCCTCTGGTTTTAATGCTATTAAAGCCCTGGAAATACCATGTCTTACAGCTTCAGATTGACCGTGGACTCCACCGCCGTTAATTATAACGGAAACATCAACCTTCTTATCAAGGCCGACCAGTTTGAGTGGGGCCAATACATTGCGTTGCTGTTCAACTCTCGGAAAATGTTGTGTGTAATCCTTCCCGTTTATTTTAATCTCACCTTTGCCTTTCTCATATAAACGAACTCGCGCCGTAGCGCTTTTCCTCCGCCCCACTCCGTAAAAATATTTGCGCGCGTCTTTAATTGTTTCCGTAGTTTTTATCGCCATAACTATTTAATAATTAAACGTTTAATCATTTCGTTTCTTAAGGTATTCTTCGGCAACATTCCCCAAACTGCTTTTTTCAGGGCCTCGGCCATGGAGATATCTTTTAACTTTTTAGCTTTTAATCCGCCCAAATAAAGCGAAGTGTGATAATATGTTTTTTGAGTTAATTTTTTACCAGTGACTTTTATTTTGTCAGAGTTGCTAACTTCAACAAAATCCCCGCCGTCAACATTGGGGACAAAACTCGCTTTATTTTTTCCGCGTAAAATCATAGCGATTGTGCTTGCCAATCGTCCGAGGATTTTACCGGTAGCGTCTAGTTTGTAAATTTTTCGTGCTATCTTTTTTACCATAATATTATACAAATTCTATTTTTGCCATTCTGGCTCCATCGCCCTTGCGGGGAATTATTTTAGTAATTCTTGTATATCCACCCTTTCTGTCTTTATAACGAGGAGCTAAATCTTCAAGTATCTTTTTAACCGCGCTTTCCGTATAAAGAATGCTTAAAAGCTCGCGGCGAACCGTTAGATTGTTTCTTTTTCCTTTGGTGATAAGTTTTTCCACGAAAGGTCTTAAGGCTTTAGCTTTGGCTTCGGTCGTTTTTATCTTTTCATACAAAATAAAACTAGTCGCCAAGGAACGTAATAGCGCTCCCCGCGCCGCTTTCGCTCTATCCAAAATTTTGCCCCGCTTTAGATGTCGCATAAATATTATTTTTTCGCTTTAGCAGTTTTTTTTACAGCTTTCTTTTTTGTTTCTTTTTTCTCATTTTTTTCTTCTTCCCCTTTATCATCACTATTTTCTTCTTTAATTTCTCCCTTATCAGCAGATGCCTTTTTCTTTGATTTATTCTCATTTACCAAATCCATCAAAAGATTAAAATGGTTAAGTAAAATTTGAACGGACTGTTTAAAGGCCTCCTCCGGAGAGATGGTTCCATCAGTAACCACCTCTAAAATCAATTTATCGTAGTTTGTAATCTGACCAACGCGGACATTCTCCGTTTTAAACCCCACATTTTTAGCCGGAGAAAATATGGAATCAATGGCGATTTCCCCTATTTCTAAATTTTTTCTGTCTCTCATTTCAGTAGTGATATAACCACGGCCTTGGCTAACGGTAATTTCCATATCTAATTCGGCATCTTTATCGGTCAAGGTGGCAATATGAAGGTTTTTATTGATAATTTCCACGTCGGACGATTTTGAGATATCATCAGCAGTAACCTCTTTCTCACCCTTTACTTTTAAATTTAATTTAACCGGTTCTTCGCTAAAAACTTTTAAACGCAATTGTTTTAGGTTTAAAATTATTTCAATCACATCTTCTAAAACGTGAGGAATCGCCGAAAATTCATGGTCAACACCCTTAACTTTAAAACTGGTCACCGCCGCTCCCGGCAAAGAAGACAGTAAAACTCTTCGTAAGGCGTTTCCTAAAGTCAAACCATAACCAAAATAACAAGGGGAGATTGTAAAAATCGCTTTATTTTCCTCCTTGCTTTTAGTTATTTCAACTTGCGAAGGCAAAATTATATTTTCCATAAGTTGAAAATTATTTTTTGATTATCGAGAATAAAACTCAATAATCATTTTAGTATTAATAATTCCCCTTAATTTATCATCTACCGGATCTTTGACAACTTTGGCGGACGCTTCTTTGTCATCCCAACTTAACCAGTCAGGAATATTTTCCGGTTTAATATTTTTAATTGTCTCGGCAAAGATATTTTTCTTTTTTGAATTTTCTTTTACTTTGATAACATCGCCGGTCCTGACGCTGAAAGAAGGTATATCCGCTCTTTTGTTGTTGACGGTAAAATGCGCGTGAGCGACTAATTGTCTGGCGAGGTTGCGCGATTTAGCCAGCCCCAAACGATAAATAACATTGTCCAGGCGCGTTTCCAATAAACGAAGCAGATTATCGCCGGTAACGCCTTTAGTCGTGACAGCTTTCTTACAATAATTACGAAATTGTCTTTCTAAAAGACCGTACATGCGTTTAGCCTGCTGTTTTTCCCTAAGCTGAATACCATAGCCGGTCAATCTCGGCTGACCTTTAACTCCATGCATTCCCGGCGGGTAATTACGCTTAATCAGGGGACATTTAGAAGAAGAACACTTGTCTCCTTTTAGAAAAAGTTTTTTCCCTTCTCGGCGGCATTGTTTGCATTTTTCGTTTAAATTTCTGGCCATACTTTATACTCTCCTCGCTCTTCTGGGACGGCAACCGTTATGAGGTATCGGAGTTGTATCCTTAATTAATAAAAGATTAAAACCATTGGCATTAAGAGCGCGAATAGCCGCTTCTCTTCCGGCGCCGACTCCTTTGACAAAAACATTCAAATCCTTTAAGCCATAGGGTCTGACTTTTTCTGAAACACTGGCTACTATGATTCCCGCGGCGTAAGGAGTCGCTTTCTTGGGCCCCCTAAATCCGCAAATGCCAGCGCTGGACCAACCCAAAACATTTCCGTTTTGGTCGGTAATCGTGACAATAGTATTATTATATGTTGATTGGATGTAAGCCCTGCCTTGAGTAACTTGCTTAACCGGTTTTTTTGCTTTCTTCACTTTTTTTTCTTTACCATCTGCTTCCGACTTTTCTTTGGCTACCGGAGCTACCGCAGCGGCGGCAGCGGCTTCAGAAGAAAAAAAATCTTTTTCCTCATCAACTTTAATTGTATTTTTAGAAACTTCTTCCATAAAAAATAAATTATGTTTTCTGGCCAGCCGGTTTTTTACCGCTGCCCATAGTTCTTCTGGTGTTACCTCTCACGGTTCTGGAATTAGTTTTAGTTCTCTGTCCGCGAACCGGCAAACCTTTATGATGGCGGGAACCGCGGTAAGAGCCAATCTCTTTCAACCTTTTTATATTACTCATAATATCACGGCGTAATTCTCCTTCAACGCGATATTCTTTTTCTATAATACTGCGTAATTTATTAACTTCATCATCAGTCAAGTTTTTAACTCGGGTATCCGGATTCACTTTAGTCCTTTTTAAAATATCCCGCGCGTTATTTATACCAATTCCATAAATATAGCTAAGCGCTACTTCTACTCTTTTATTGATTGGAATGTTGACTCCGGCTATTCTTGCCATATGGTTTATCCTTGTCTTTGTTTATGTTTAGGAATTTTACAAATAACACAAACGCGCCCCTTGCGGCGGACGATTTTGCAATCTTTACAAATTTTTTTAACAGAAGCGCGAACTTTCATAATTAAAATCTATAAGTAATTCGTCCCTTAGTTAAATCATACGGCGTCATTTCCACTCTTACTTTATCACCCATCAACAGCCTGATTTTATTCATTCTCATTTTTCCGGAAAGATGCCCTAAAATTTCATGGCCGTTATCCAATTTAACTTTAAAGGAAGCGGCAGGTAATAATTCTATTACCTCCCCCTCCATTTCTAACAAATCTTGATTATTTTTTGAAACCATTTTTAAGTAAAAAAAATAGGGCTATCTTTTTATCAGTTATCCACAGTTATGCGGATTTATTCTAATCTTACAGTAATTTTGGAATACCGTCAAGATATTTAGCCCGCTTTTTAAAAGTAAGCTTATTATATATTTTTCTCTAATTAGTGTCAAGGGCGAATTTTACGGCTAAAATTAGCTAAAAAATTATTCTAAGATTGCTTTTATCCTGCGGATTCCGGCGCTGGAGGCCTCTTCTTTGATAATCTTAAAATGTCCAAGTTCACCGGTGTTACTGACGTGCGGACCGCCGCAAATTTCCCGACTAAAAGGGGGTTCCGAACAAACAGAGGAATTATCCCCCACAGTATAGACTTTCACCTTGTCTCCATATTTATATTCAAACAAACCAATGGCGCCCTCCTTCTTTGCTTCTTCAACTGTTTTAATATCACAATTAATCGGCAGTTTCTTTTTTATCTGTTCGTTAACTAAATTTTCCACTTCCATAATTTCCTGCGGAGTCATTTTTTGCGGATGGACAAAATCAAATCTCAAACGTTCCTCGGTGATATTACTGCCGCGCTGTTCCACGTGGTCGCCCAAAACTTGACGCAGGGCGGCATGTAAAAGATGTGTGGCGGTGTGAAGTTTTTTAACTTGCTCCGACGCATCTGCCAACCCGCCCTTAAATTGCCCGACGGAAGCCGTGCGGGAAAGTTCTTGGTGCTTTTTAAATTCTTCGTTAAATTCCGCTTCCTCAATCTTTAACCCCTTTTCTCTAGCTAATTCTTTTGTAAGTTCCAGGGGAAAACCGTAAGTAGAAAAAAGATTAAAAGCATCCTTGCCGGAAATTTTTTCTAATTTTTTGAATTCTTTCAATCCCTTTTCTAAGGTTTTAGCAAATTTCTCCTCTTCCTTTTGCAATTCATGCAAAATCCTTTTTTTATTTTTTTCTAATTCCGAATAGATGTCTTTCATTTGGTTTATTACCACCTCAGCGACTTTAGAAGTAAAAAATTCTTCAATGCCAATCTGTTTACCATAACGCACAGTGCGTCGAATCAAACGACGTAATACATACCCTTGCCCAAGATTTGATGGTTCAATACCTCGTTCATCACTAAGAAGAAATGTCGCAGCACGAACGTGATCAGCGACGATACGAAACGATCTTACAATCTCTGTGGAATTATGAACACCATCATTTCCCCAAACTAAAGGTTGTGTTTTACTCTTTGATTTTACAATTGCATTATGATTATCGTAATCTACACCAGAAAGACGCCTTATTTCATTAAAGATCTCCTTAAATTCATCTATCTCGTAAACACTTTTTTTATCGTTCAAAATCGCCACGGTTCGTTCCAGCCCCATTCCCGTATCAATATTTTTCTGTTTTAATTCTTCATATTTACCGTCTGCAGTTTTATTGTACTGCATAAAAACATCGTTCCAAATTTCTACCCAATCATTTGGATTTTCTCCGGGATTGCCGTGCGGCTCGCCTTCTCCAACCCAATAAAACATTTCCGTATCAGGACCGCACGGACCGGTTTTTCCCGCCGGCCCCCACCAATTGTCCTTTTTGCCCAATCTAGCTATCCGCTCTTCGGATAAGCCCAAACTTTTCCAAATATCATAGGCCTCTTTATCAAAAACCACATCTTCATCGCCAACAAACACGGAAACGGCGATTTTATCTTTATCCAACCCTAACCATTTCTTTGCGGTCAAAAATTCCCAAGACATTTCTATCGCTTCTTTTTTAAAATAGTCGCCGAGAGACCAATTGCCAAGCATCTCAAAAAAAGTCAGATGCCAATCATCGCCTACTTCGTCAATATCGCCAGTGCGAACACATTTTTGAACATTAACCAATCGTTTACCGGCCGGATGTTCTTCACCAAGTAAAAACGGCACCAACGGGTGCATACCGGCAGTGGTAAAAAGCACTGTCGGGTCATTTTCCGGAATTAAAGAAGCCGAAGGGATAACTTTATGCCCCTTTTCTTCAAAAAATTTCAGATATTTTTTGCGTAGTTCGTCGGTAGTCATAATACTCAAATTGTACTATAAAAACCTATTTAAGGCAAGAAAAACTGCTGTTTTATAGTGATTTTTCCGACTTTTTAGGTCGCCTATTGACAGATTTTTAAGGATATGCTAAAGTAACACCACAAGATATTATTTTGTTCGTGCCTGTTGTGGTCCCCAGCGCTGTGGTCATTTTATAAAGCACGCTATTATTTAATGGCCGTTATAAGTGCTGCATAACCTATTACAGGCTTTGTGGGGGAACCCTTGCCCGCTACCTAGGTATCCTTCGCTATCGTGCAATGCGGAGAGACAAACTAGAGCGGGCTTTTTATTTTTTTAAAAAAACCAGAAGTAATTTCTCCTGGTTTTTTCTTGGTATTTTTCTGCTTATTCCTCTTAATTCTTTACTCCGCGCTTAAACTCCTTGTACTTTTCTAACACTGCCTGGTCAAATCTTTTATCAGCTTCTTCGCATTGAGTTGCGAGCTTTTGACTTTGAGGAACTGGTAAAAAAGTACTTTTCAGGGGTTTCCTTAATTCTTCAAACTTCTTTTTATCCATAATTCTACCCTCCTTCCTTATGTATAGTATACCATTTGTAAATTTATAAGCAAATTTTGTCCTTCTGAGTAAGACATGGCATTCACGAACGCCATGTTAAGAAAAAACCACCGTTTTACGGTGGTCTATTGGCTCGGTATCTTTCTCTAATTCTTCTCCGCCTTTCTCTTAGATATTCCTCATATCTTATTCTAATTTCGTCAATAAACGGTTTTAGTAATAGTTTAAAGGGAAATACAAGTAGAAAAGCTAGGCCCGCAAAAACTCCAGGCAAGGGACTTTTAATGCCCAAGTACTGGCAACCTTTTGAAAGGGCTATCAACATAAATACAATCGCGACGATCAAAACGGCGATTCTGTTATCAGCGGCAGTATTAGCCAATTGTAAATGTTCCAATTTTAAACCTCCTGTAAAATTAATAGTTCAATTTATTATAACAAACGTTGACGGTTTTGTCAATGCCATTCATAAAAGGACCCCTCAATGATTTTTCATTGAGGGGTTTACCCCATGCAGAGGCAACAAAGCCGATACGCTGTATTCTGGAGCTTGGCTATCGGTGAATTAAGTATAACATTACTACAAAGATAACCGTCGGTGATATTATTTTTCCCTTTTTTCGATTTCTAACCAGTACCGCTTGCTACTCTTCTTATGAATTCCGGTTGTTTCTTTTTCTGCTCTGATCGCCTGTTTTCGAGCCCATTTTTCAACTTCTTCAGAAGTACGAGTATGGCTTAGCTTTTCATTTCTTCGACTCATTGTTGCTCCTTCTCAGTCTTTTCATCCAATTTTGGGCAGGAAAAATGCCCGTTATCGGGTGGTTAATAATTTATGAACGAACTCTTATTTACGTACACCAATCTGGAAATCTCCCTTCATGGTTGTGAGCTTCATAGTAGCTAACTGCCTTGAGTACTGCCTCCCTTTCTTGTTTTGGCAGGGCGATAAGGCGGTCAAAAAGCTCGGTCCTTTCTTTTATCCCCCCTTTTGTAAATCTTAGTTTAGATTTACAGAAAAATTCCTTTAAGTCAACCCTTTTTTCATTTTTTATCATTATAGCATATCCTTCATAATTTGTCAAGTATTTCAAGGAGTTAAGCCGCTTTTCTTTCATTTTTAGCCAAAAATCAGCTGATATTAAAAATAAAAAAGCCCGCTGTTCTCGAACTGAGATTTCAACGGGCTTTATTGTATTCAACTTAATCATTCTGCTGGACTGAATTTTCTTGAATTCCCAGCCCAGCCGCTATTTGCGGGGTGGGTATTTCATTTATTTTGGTCGCACAACCTCCTTTTTGCGACCTGTATGTGCAAGAGCCAGTATTTATTGACTTTTTATCACTCCCCCGCCCAAACATTCGCCATTTTTATAAATCACCAGCGACTGGCCGGGAGTTAAAGCTCTTTGCGGACGAGCGAATATAACTTTAAAATCTTTTTTATCTTTTTTTAAAATCGCTTTCTCTAATCTTTGCCTATGCCTTGCTCGAGTTAATACTGACAATGGAATTTTAGGCATCGCGCCACTTATCCAATGCATTTCCTTTATTCTTGCTTGGCGGCTAAAAAGCAAAGTGTCCTTGGGATTACTGGTCACAATCAACTTTTTTGATTTAAAATTTTTACTTACCACAAAATATGGTCCACTGCCACCGATATTCAATCCCGCGCGCTGTCCGATGGTAAAATATTCTAAACCGTCGTGTTTGCCTAAAACCTTACCCTTAATGTCAACGATATCACCGCGAGTAAATTTTAAATACTTTTTCAAAAATTCCCGCATATTTACTTCACCGACAAAACAAATACCCACGCTGTCTTTTTTCTCCGCGGTAATAAACCCATAGCATCTTGCGATATTACGCACTTCCGGTTTGGTTAAATTCCCCAGCGGAAACAATGTCTTGCTTAAAATCTTTTGATTAAGAATGTGAATAAAATATGTTTGGTCTTTTTCTTTATCTTTGGGAATCATTAGGCGATACTGCAGCTCATTTACCATTTGCTGTTTGCCGACTTTAGCATAATGACCGGTGGCAATTAAATCCGCTCCATCTTTTATCGCTTTTTTTAAAAATAATTTAAACTTCACTTCCTTATTGCACATTATATCCGGATTGGGCGTTCGGCCATGTTTATATTCCCGAATAAGATACTTCAAAACCTTTTTTCTATACTCCCTCTCAAAATCGTAGGTCTTAAACGGTATGCCAAGTTTGGCCGCCACGCGCATCGCGTCCTGCCTCTCCGCCACCCAATTACATTCTCCACCTAATTTTTTAGTGTTGGACCAATTTTTCATAAAAACGCCGGTGACGTCATAACCTTGTTTTTTTAGCAATAACGCCGCCACCGAGGAATCCACCCCGCCAGATAAGCCGACGAAAACCTTTTTTCCTTTATTCGATTTGGATAATTTGGTAACCATATTTATCAACGTCCTCTTTGCTCCAAAAATTAACATCCTTAGTTCTTAAAACACAAGAAACTTTTTTCTTGATTTCTCTGCCGGTATATTCCCTTGTTTCCGGATTCCATTCACGAAGCAAAAGTTCGTCACCTTCATTAACCGTAAAATCGCCTAAACGAAGTTCAAATTTTTTACTGCCACTTACTACGTCTTCAAAATATCTCGGCCAAATCTTTTTTTCTATAACCATAATTTTATATCAGCAAGATAGCCATCACCAAAATCAATACCAGCAAAAACATCCAAATCATGGTATGGCCCAAATAAATAAATCCTTCCTTAACATCTTTTTTAAAAAATAAATACGCCGGAATGCCAAAAACCAGCACTCCGCACACAGAAACAGAAAAAACCAAGAGTCCTAATACCAAAACAATGTTAAGAATGGAATCGCCGGCAACATTTTTGCCCATCCAATTCATAAAAAAAGCCATTAACGCACAATATAAAAGGGTTACAATAGCCGAAAGTAACCCGCCCCACATGGGTTTTTGAACCAGTTTTGTGCACATAATTTTATTATTATTTATAATTTATCCCTCGCTTTTTTAAAAACGAAGGGTAGAAATATCTTAAATAATCTTATTGTTCACGCCGGTGACGCAGAGAATTCAGCGAAATTTCCTCTGCGTTATCATCAACTTTTAATATCGGCTCCACTTTGTAGGTTTTTTGGGCCGGTAAGGGTTTTTTGTCTTCGCGTTCCAAAGACGCCAGTTGTTCCCTTAATAATTGAGTTTTATCCCGCCGACTTCTGGCTTTAGCTAAACATTCCCGGCAATAAACCGGACGCACGCCGTCGGGCTTGAAATTTACCATTATCTCCGCCCCACATTCGGCACATTTTGCTGGATATTGGACAATGTCTTTTTTCTCTATTCTTCCGCCCTCTCCTCCTTCGCCCTCCTTTTCTCTTCTGATATTTTCTTTCGCTTCTTCACTAATACTCCAACGCATAATTTTTTCTTCCACTACCGACCGCGGTTTGGTATAACGTTCTCTGGAAACTTTAATAATCTTTTCCCTATTCTCCTGGCGCTTGGCAATCGGCGGCAAGGTGGTGGCGGAAAAAGGCATGGTAGCCACGCCGTCAACCATCAGTTTTAGATAAACATCGTATTTTGTCAGGTTAACCAAATCCTGTTCGGTGAATTGTGGAGCGAACTCTTTTTCCAAGACCTCGGCATCGGCGGCGCCGACGCGAAAACAGACCAGCGTGCCGACGTTGCCAAAAACCGCGGCCTGAACCTTTTCATCAAGCTGTTCAATATACTGATGACCGACTATTAAATTCAAATGATATTTGCGGGCTTCCGACAGAACATTGGCGAAAGATTCGGTGGAAAAATTCTGGAACTCGTCAATATAAAGATAAAAATCCGGCCGGTCCTCTTCCGGCATATCAATTCTTTCCATGGCCGCCAACTGAATTTTGGTAATCATCATCGCGCCGAGCAAAGAAGAATTATCCTCACCCATTCTGCCCTTGGAAACATTCAAAATTAAAATTTTCCGGTTATCCATAATATCGCGGATGTCAATGGTGGATTTCACCTGGCCGACGACATTGCGAATCAAAGGGCTAGATAAAAACTGCCCGACCTTATTTTGAATCGGAGAAATAACTTCCTGTAAAACCCTTTCATTCCATTTGGAATACTCATCAACCCAAAAAGACCTGACCACGGGGTCGGTAATATTATTGATGACTTTTTTGCGGAAAGATTTGTCGGTTAAAATTCTCATTACGCCGAGCAAAGTGCTTCCCGGATAATCCAGCAATGCCAAAATGGCATTTCTCAAAATATACTCCAAGCGTGGTCCCCAGGAATCAGCCCAAATCTTTTTGAAAATTCCGATAAGCCCCGAAGCGATTAAATGCTGTTGGGCCACGTCAACTTTCTCCAAAACATTAAAAGCAATCGGATATTCCATATCCGCCGGATTGAAATAAATCACATCGTTTATCCTGGTGGGCGGAATAAAATCCAAAATTTTTTCGGCCATATCACCATGCGGGTCAACAACCGCCACGCCTTGGCCACTCATTATGTCCTGCACCACCATATTTTCAATTAAAGTCGTTTTGCCCATGCCGGTTTTACCAATTACATACATATGCCGTCGGCGGTCGTCGGTTCTTATGCCAAATCTGACCTTTTTATTGCGAAAATTAGTTGTGGCAAAAAAATTTATCTTTTCGGCCATATTATTCAATCTCTATTGGTAAATTATCCGGCGTTTCCCCGGCTGACTCATCTCCCCCGCCTTTTTCTTTGAATAAATTTTCTTCTTCAAACGGCAAACCCGCCGGCGGTT is from Patescibacteria group bacterium and encodes:
- the infA gene encoding translation initiation factor IF-1 produces the protein MVSKNNQDLLEMEGEVIELLPAASFKVKLDNGHEILGHLSGKMRMNKIRLLMGDKVRVEMTPYDLTKGRITYRF
- a CDS encoding alanine--tRNA ligase, yielding MTTDELRKKYLKFFEEKGHKVIPSASLIPENDPTVLFTTAGMHPLVPFLLGEEHPAGKRLVNVQKCVRTGDIDEVGDDWHLTFFEMLGNWSLGDYFKKEAIEMSWEFLTAKKWLGLDKDKIAVSVFVGDEDVVFDKEAYDIWKSLGLSEERIARLGKKDNWWGPAGKTGPCGPDTEMFYWVGEGEPHGNPGENPNDWVEIWNDVFMQYNKTADGKYEELKQKNIDTGMGLERTVAILNDKKSVYEIDEFKEIFNEIRRLSGVDYDNHNAIVKSKSKTQPLVWGNDGVHNSTEIVRSFRIVADHVRAATFLLSDERGIEPSNLGQGYVLRRLIRRTVRYGKQIGIEEFFTSKVAEVVINQMKDIYSELEKNKKRILHELQKEEEKFAKTLEKGLKEFKKLEKISGKDAFNLFSTYGFPLELTKELAREKGLKIEEAEFNEEFKKHQELSRTASVGQFKGGLADASEQVKKLHTATHLLHAALRQVLGDHVEQRGSNITEERLRFDFVHPQKMTPQEIMEVENLVNEQIKKKLPINCDIKTVEEAKKEGAIGLFEYKYGDKVKVYTVGDNSSVCSEPPFSREICGGPHVSNTGELGHFKIIKEEASSAGIRRIKAILE
- the mnmA gene encoding tRNA 2-thiouridine(34) synthase MnmA codes for the protein MVTKLSKSNKGKKVFVGLSGGVDSSVAALLLKKQGYDVTGVFMKNWSNTKKLGGECNWVAERQDAMRVAAKLGIPFKTYDFEREYRKKVLKYLIREYKHGRTPNPDIMCNKEVKFKLFLKKAIKDGADLIATGHYAKVGKQQMVNELQYRLMIPKDKEKDQTYFIHILNQKILSKTLFPLGNLTKPEVRNIARCYGFITAEKKDSVGICFVGEVNMREFLKKYLKFTRGDIVDIKGKVLGKHDGLEYFTIGQRAGLNIGGSGPYFVVSKNFKSKKLIVTSNPKDTLLFSRQARIKEMHWISGAMPKIPLSVLTRARHRQRLEKAILKKDKKDFKVIFARPQRALTPGQSLVIYKNGECLGGGVIKSQ
- a CDS encoding DUF3850 domain-containing protein; its protein translation is MVIEKKIWPRYFEDVVSGSKKFELRLGDFTVNEGDELLLREWNPETREYTGREIKKKVSCVLRTKDVNFWSKEDVDKYGYQIIQIE
- a CDS encoding type IV secretion system DNA-binding domain-containing protein codes for the protein MAEKINFFATTNFRNKKVRFGIRTDDRRRHMYVIGKTGMGKTTLIENMVVQDIMSGQGVAVVDPHGDMAEKILDFIPPTRINDVIYFNPADMEYPIAFNVLEKVDVAQQHLIASGLIGIFKKIWADSWGPRLEYILRNAILALLDYPGSTLLGVMRILTDKSFRKKVINNITDPVVRSFWVDEYSKWNERVLQEVISPIQNKVGQFLSSPLIRNVVGQVKSTIDIRDIMDNRKILILNVSKGRMGEDNSSLLGAMMITKIQLAAMERIDMPEEDRPDFYLYIDEFQNFSTESFANVLSEARKYHLNLIVGHQYIEQLDEKVQAAVFGNVGTLVCFRVGAADAEVLEKEFAPQFTEQDLVNLTKYDVYLKLMVDGVATMPFSATTLPPIAKRQENREKIIKVSRERYTKPRSVVEEKIMRWSISEEAKENIRREKEGEGGEGGRIEKKDIVQYPAKCAECGAEIMVNFKPDGVRPVYCRECLAKARSRRDKTQLLREQLASLEREDKKPLPAQKTYKVEPILKVDDNAEEISLNSLRHRREQ